Proteins encoded within one genomic window of Nordella sp. HKS 07:
- a CDS encoding ABC transporter permease produces MSLVLEKRAERSTRMALLSPVLAILLTLITGAILFSLRGIDPLHGLYVYFVEPLTQLWSIEQLIVKATPLVLIGVGLAICYTANVWNIGAEGQFTIGAILGGMIPVLLPAWQSPLTLITMLLFGILGGMAYAAIPALLKTRFNANEILTSLMLVYVAQLLLDWLVRGPWRDPQGFNFPKTITFDGWQLLPMLFGSVHLGALFALAAALILAFVMGRMLKGFEIRVSGNAPRAGRFAGFSRPRTILFCFLLSGGLAGLAGITEVASVVAQLQPQISPGYGFTAIIVAFLGRLNPIGAIFAGLMLALSYLGGEAAQVSLGLSDRIAKVFQGILLFYILACDTLILYRFRWLKTHVPAAAQPAE; encoded by the coding sequence ATGTCGCTCGTGCTTGAGAAACGCGCCGAGCGCTCCACCCGCATGGCGCTTCTGTCGCCGGTTCTCGCCATCCTGCTGACCTTGATCACCGGCGCAATTCTCTTCTCCTTACGCGGCATCGATCCCCTGCACGGCCTCTACGTCTATTTCGTCGAGCCGCTGACGCAGCTCTGGTCGATCGAGCAACTGATCGTCAAGGCGACGCCCCTCGTGCTGATCGGCGTCGGCCTCGCCATCTGCTACACCGCCAATGTGTGGAATATCGGCGCCGAGGGCCAGTTCACCATCGGCGCCATATTGGGCGGCATGATCCCGGTTCTGCTCCCGGCCTGGCAGTCGCCGCTGACGCTGATCACCATGCTGCTGTTCGGCATTCTGGGCGGGATGGCCTATGCGGCGATCCCGGCGCTGCTCAAGACGCGCTTCAACGCCAATGAGATTTTGACCTCTCTCATGCTCGTCTATGTCGCGCAATTGCTGCTCGACTGGCTGGTGCGCGGCCCCTGGCGTGACCCGCAAGGGTTCAACTTTCCGAAGACGATCACTTTCGACGGCTGGCAGCTGCTGCCGATGCTCTTCGGCTCGGTACATCTGGGCGCGCTTTTCGCGCTGGCCGCCGCCCTTATCCTCGCTTTCGTGATGGGGCGGATGCTCAAGGGCTTCGAGATCCGCGTCAGCGGCAATGCCCCGCGCGCCGGCCGCTTCGCCGGCTTCTCGCGCCCGCGCACCATTCTCTTCTGCTTCCTTCTGTCCGGCGGTCTGGCCGGCCTCGCCGGCATCACCGAAGTGGCGAGCGTCGTGGCGCAGTTGCAGCCGCAGATCTCGCCGGGCTATGGCTTCACCGCCATCATCGTCGCCTTTCTGGGACGACTCAATCCGATCGGCGCGATCTTCGCCGGCCTCATGCTGGCCTTGAGCTATCTGGGCGGCGAGGCGGCGCAAGTCTCGCTCGGCCTTTCCGACCGTATCGCCAAAGTATTCCAGGGCATCCTGCTGTTCTACATCCTGGCCTGCGACACGCTCATCCTCTATCGCTTCCGCTGGCTGAAGACGCATGTCCCGGCCGCGGCCCAGCCGGCGGAGTGA
- a CDS encoding ABC transporter permease, with translation MDASTAVLLTIVTAATPLLLAALGELVSERSGVLNLGVEGMMVMGAVSGFGAALLTGNPYLGVLAAILAGMAMALLFGFLTLTLVTNQVATGLSLTLLGLGLSGLLGESFVGEPGVRLPKWLGIDILIPVSFILTAAVSYVLFRTKAGLVIRAVGDSHSSAHALGYRVILVRYACVLFGGACAGLAGGYLSLVYTPQWVENMTAGRGWIALALVVFSSWLPWRVVVGAYLFGAISILSYTVQTFAMGIPSQLLSSLPYIATILALVFISASRRLTRSNAPACLGQPFVPDR, from the coding sequence ATGGATGCAAGCACCGCCGTTCTCCTCACTATCGTCACCGCTGCGACGCCTTTGTTGCTGGCGGCGCTGGGCGAGTTGGTGTCCGAGCGTTCAGGCGTGCTCAATCTCGGCGTCGAGGGCATGATGGTGATGGGCGCCGTTTCAGGTTTCGGCGCCGCCTTGCTGACCGGCAACCCCTATCTGGGGGTGCTCGCGGCAATCCTGGCCGGCATGGCCATGGCGCTGCTGTTCGGCTTCCTGACCTTGACGCTGGTGACCAACCAGGTGGCAACCGGACTGTCCCTGACATTGCTCGGCCTCGGCCTGTCCGGGCTTCTGGGCGAATCCTTCGTCGGCGAGCCGGGCGTGCGCCTGCCCAAATGGCTCGGCATCGACATATTGATCCCGGTCTCTTTCATCCTGACGGCGGCCGTTTCCTATGTGCTGTTCCGGACCAAGGCTGGCCTCGTCATTCGTGCCGTCGGCGACAGCCACAGTTCGGCGCACGCTCTCGGCTATCGCGTCATTCTGGTGCGCTATGCCTGCGTGCTCTTCGGCGGCGCCTGCGCCGGGCTTGCCGGCGGCTATCTTTCGCTCGTCTACACGCCGCAATGGGTCGAGAACATGACGGCCGGGCGCGGCTGGATCGCGCTCGCCTTGGTTGTCTTTTCGTCATGGCTGCCCTGGCGGGTGGTGGTGGGCGCCTATCTTTTCGGCGCCATCTCCATCCTCTCTTACACGGTACAGACCTTCGCCATGGGCATTCCCTCGCAGCTCTTGTCGAGCCTGCCCTATATTGCGACCATATTGGCGCTCGTCTTCATTTCGGCCAGCCGCCGGCTGACGCGCAGCAATGCGCCGGCCTGTCTCGGGCAGCCATTCGTGCCTGATCGATGA
- a CDS encoding BMP family ABC transporter substrate-binding protein: MKKFLTCAGAIVLALGISAASASAQEKLKACWLYVGAIGDFGWTFQHNQGRLAVEKELDDKVQTIFVENVAEADSERAIERLAREGCAIVFTTSFGFMEPTLKVAKKFPDVKFEHATGFKTAPNVTTYNAKFHEGRYVIGQIAAKMSKTGTAGYIVSVPIPEVIAGINAFMLGAQSVNPDFKVKIVWINSWYDPGKEADAAKVLFSQGADIIVQHTDSTAPLQVAEEQGKHGFGQASDMIKFAPKAQFTAIVDNWAPYYIRRVKDVLDGTWKSQSSWDGMAEGTVHMAPLTNLPDDVVKSATETEDAIKSGKLHPFTGPITKQDGTVVGEAGKPLADGDILGMNWFVKGVDDKLPQ; the protein is encoded by the coding sequence ATGAAGAAGTTTTTGACATGCGCGGGCGCTATTGTCCTTGCTTTGGGCATATCGGCGGCGTCCGCTTCGGCGCAGGAGAAGCTCAAGGCCTGCTGGCTCTATGTCGGCGCGATCGGCGATTTCGGCTGGACCTTTCAGCACAATCAAGGCCGGCTGGCGGTCGAGAAGGAACTCGACGACAAGGTCCAGACGATCTTCGTCGAGAATGTTGCCGAAGCGGATTCGGAACGCGCCATCGAGCGCCTGGCGCGCGAGGGCTGCGCCATCGTCTTCACCACGTCCTTCGGCTTCATGGAGCCGACGCTCAAGGTCGCGAAGAAATTTCCCGATGTGAAGTTCGAGCATGCGACCGGCTTCAAGACCGCGCCGAATGTCACGACCTACAATGCCAAGTTCCATGAGGGCCGTTATGTGATCGGCCAGATCGCCGCGAAGATGTCGAAGACCGGCACCGCCGGCTACATCGTCTCGGTGCCGATCCCGGAAGTCATCGCCGGCATCAACGCTTTCATGCTCGGCGCGCAAAGTGTCAATCCCGACTTCAAGGTGAAGATCGTCTGGATCAACTCCTGGTATGATCCGGGCAAGGAGGCCGACGCCGCCAAGGTCCTGTTCAGCCAGGGTGCCGACATCATCGTCCAGCACACCGACTCGACGGCACCGCTTCAGGTCGCCGAGGAGCAGGGCAAGCATGGCTTCGGCCAGGCGTCCGACATGATCAAATTCGCGCCCAAGGCGCAATTCACCGCGATCGTCGACAACTGGGCGCCCTATTATATCCGCCGCGTCAAGGACGTGCTGGACGGCACCTGGAAGTCGCAATCCTCCTGGGACGGCATGGCCGAAGGCACGGTCCATATGGCGCCGCTTACCAACCTGCCGGACGATGTCGTGAAGTCGGCGACCGAGACCGAGGACGCGATCAAGAGCGGCAAGCTTCATCCCTTCACCGGCCCGATCACCAAGCAGGACGGCACGGTCGTCGGCGAGGCCGGCAAGCCGCTCGCCGATGGCGACATCCTCGGCATGAACTGGTTCGTCAAGGGCGTGGACGACAAGCTGCCGCAGTAA